Within Oceanidesulfovibrio indonesiensis, the genomic segment CCGCGCCTCATGATCCCTACGACACGGCGACCATCGATGTCATGGACTCGGAGTTGCCGCCATCGTGGATGGACGAAGGAGAATCCCGGTTCCTCCTGGGCACTGACGACCAGGGCCGGGACATGCTCTCCACCATCCTGTACGGCACGCGCGTTTCGTTGATCATCGGCCTGGGAGCGGTGGCGGTGCAGGCGTTTCTGGGAATACTCGTGGGGCTCGTGGCCGGCTACTCCGGCGGGCGGGTGGACTCGTTCCTCATGCGCATAGCCGACGTCCAGCTCTCGTTCTCCACATACATGGTGGCCATATTCTTCGGTGCCATCTTTCAGGCCGTGTTCGGCGTGGGCCGGTATGCGGACATCGCCGTGCCGTTCCTCATCTTCGTCATCGGCCTGGCCGAGTGGCCGCAGTATGCGCGCACGGTGCGGGCCTCCGTGCTGGGCGAGAAGAAAAAGGAATACGTGGAGGCGGCCCGGGTCATCGGCCTGCCGGCCAGGCGCATCGTGGGCCGGCACATCCTGCCCAACACGCTCACGCCCGTGCTCGTCATCTCGACCGTGCAGGTGGCCAACGCCATCATGTCCGAGGCGGCTCTGTCCTTCATAGGCCTGGGCATGCCTGCCACCAAGCCGTCCCTCGGATCATTGATAAAGGCCGGATTCGAATACATCTTCTCCGGCTCCTGGTGGATTACACTGTTCCCCGGCATCGTCCTCGTCGCCCTTATCCTGGCCATCAACCTGCTTGGCGACTGGCTGCGCGATTTCCTCAACCCCAAGCTGTACAAGGGATGATCGTACCGTGACCGCAGCGACGAAGAACGTTCCCCTGCTCGAGGTCAAGGACCTCACCGTGAGTTTCGCCTTCCGCGGCCTCGGATTCGACGCCGTGCGCGATGTCTCCTTCTCCATGGAACCGGGCGATCGCCTGGGTCTCGTAGGCGAGTCAGGCGCTGGCAAATCCGTCACCGGCTTTTCCATCATCAACCTGATCTCCAAGCCGGGCTTCATCAAGAAGGGCCAGGTGCTCTTCGAGGGCCGCGACCTGACGAAGCTGTCCGACTCCGCCATGCGCGACATCCGGGGCAACCGCATTTCCATGATTTTCCAGGACCCGATGATGACGCTCAACCCGGTGCTGACCATCGGCACCCAGATGGTGGAGACCCTCCAGGCGCACCGCAACATTTCCAGAAAGGACGCCGAGGCCATCGCCCTGGAAAAGCTCCGGCAGGTCTACATACCTTCTCCGGAAAAGCGGCTGGACCAGTACCCCCATGAATTTTCAGGCGGGATGCGGCAGCGCATCGTCATCGCCATCGCGCTGTTGTCCGATCCGGCGCTGATCATCGCGGACGAGCCCACCACGGCCCTGGACGTGACCATCCAGGCCGAGATAATGGAACTGCTGCTCGACCTCTGCGAAAGGTTCCACATGGGCCTCATTCTCATCACGCATGACCTCGCCGTGGTCAGCCAGGTCACCAAGCGCATCGCCGTGATGTACGCCGGCAGCATCGTGGAGACGGGCGACACAGAACGCATCGTGAACGCTCCGGCGCATCCGTACACCAAGGGCCTGCTCGCCGCGCTGCCCGGCGTGGGCGGAACCAGGCGCTCCCGTCTCGTGCAGATTCCAGGGCTCATGCCGAGCATCAAGAACATGCCATCCGGCTGCACTTTCCACCCCCGATGCGGTGAGTGCACCGAAGTGTGCGGCAGCGCAGTGCCGTTGCTTGCGCCCGCGCCGCACGGCGGATTCTTCGCCTGCCACCTGGAGCACTCCTGCAGGGATCCCAGGCCTGGTGAGCGCGAGCTCATGCGCGAGCGAGGAGAACCCGCATGAGCACGCCCATCGTCAGCCTGAAAAACGTCTGCAAACGCTTCGATATCTCGGGCGGCCTGCTCGACCAGATCACCTTCGAACAGGGCAAACTTACCCGCACGCGCACCGAGGTCAAAGCGGTCAACAACGTCTCCTTCGACATCCAGGAGGGCGAGACCCTTTCCGTTGTAGGCGAGTCCGGGTGCGGCAAGTCCACCCTGGCGCGCACGGTCATCGGCTTGTATCCGCCATCCGAAGGAGAAATCCGCTATCGTGGCGAGCGAATCGACAATCTTTCGCCGTCCAGGATGCTGCCGTACCGTACACGCATGCAGATGGTCTTCCAGGATCCGTACGCCTCGCTGAACCCGCGCATGAAGGTGAAGGAAATCCTCGAAGAACCTGTCATCTTCCATGGTTCCAAGCTGGGGACAATCTCCCGCGGCGAGGTGGAGGAACGCGTGGCCGCCGTCATGGAGCAGGTCGGCATCGACCCGGCATGGGCCACGAACTACCCACACGAGTTCTCCGGCGGGCAGCGTCAGCGCATTTCGCTGGCTCGGGCTCTCGTGGTGGACCCGGAGTTCATCATTGCGGACGAACCCATCTCCGCCCTTGACGTGTCCATCCAGGCGCAGATCCTCAATCTCATGCTCGATCTGCAGGAGGAGCGGGGCCTGACGTACCTGTTCATCAGCCACGACCTTTCCGTTGTGGAGCACATTTCCACCCGCGTTGCCGTCATGTACCTGGGCACATTGTGCGAGTTGGCGCAGGCCGAAGCTATCTTCGAGCGTCCGCGGCATCCGTACACACGCGCGCTGCTTTCGGCCATTCCCACGCTGGGCGGCTCGCCGCGCGGCCATGTGAAGCTGGAAGGGGACGTGCCCACGCCCATTCAACTTCCTTCCGGTTGCGTGTTCCACGGCCGCTGCCCGTATGCGAATTCTCGCTGCGTGGAGGAGGCCCCCCGCGCCATGGATCGCGACGGCGCGCTTGTCGCCTGCCACGGGGTGGAAGAGGGCCGCATCCCCGAGGGCTCGCCGCTGTAGCATCCGGCGCAGACGGCGAGAAGAGGACGTTGTCGTGTCGTCTTCCACAGAACAGCACCTTCCCATTGGCGTGGATTCTCCGTGGCTTGCTCCGCTGGCCGGCTACTCCGACCTGGCGTTCCGCCTGCTCTGCCGCGAACAGGGCGCGGCCGTGGCCTGCACCGAAATGGTCAGCGCCAAAGGGTTGGCCTACAGGAGCCCGGGCACGGCGCCGTTGCTGGAAACCTGTCCGCAGGACTCCCCGCTTGTGGTCCAGCTTTTCGGCGCTGAGGAGGAATTCCTGGTTCGCGGCGTGGCCGAGCTTTCCGGCAGAGGGTTTGCATGGTTCGATCTCAACGCCGGTTGCCCTGTGCCCAAGGTGGTCAAGACCGGTGCCGGAGCGGGTATGATCCGCACCGTGGAGGATCGCGCAAACCTCGCCGCCATCACCCGCGCCATGGTGCGCGAGGCAGGAGAAGGACGCGTGGGGGTGAAGTTTCGCATGGGCTTCCACGCCGCGGACGACACGGCAGTAGAGACGGCGCTGTTGCTGCAAGACGCCGGAGCTGCCTGGCTCACCATCCATCCGCGGTACGCCAGGCAGGGCTATGCCGGCGTGTCCCGCTGGGAGGTGACGCGCAAGGTGGTGGAATCCGTCTCAATACCGGTCATAGCCAGCGGTGATCTGTTCAGCGCGGAAGATGCGCACCGCTGCGTCGCGGAAACCGGCGTATCCGGCGTGATGTTCGCCCGGGGGGCGCTGCGCGATCCGCTGGTCTTTGCAAAGTATCTGGGCAGAATGAATGAGGAACCTGACCGCAATGCGCTGGCCGCTCTGGTCCGCCGCCATGCAGAGTTGTGCCGTACCTACGGGGATCAGCACCGCTCCCTGCTCAAGATGCGCACTTTTGTGCCGCGGTACGTAAAGAATCTGGAGGACGCCTCGAACTTGCGCAAACGGCTCATTGCATGCAAGACTTGGTCGTGTATCGAGGAGGTAGCCGCCGCCATCGACGGCTCCGCCCCGGTCAAGACCGCCGGCGAACCGTCCGATCAGAAGGAATAATGCGACGGGCCGTCGAACGACCGGGAACATGACAGCGAGCGTTACTGTGACTGAAGAAAACCAATCACGCATAGTGCGGGCCAGAACCGCCGGGTTCTGCATGGGGGTGGGCCTTGCGTTGCGAAAGCTGGACGCCGTGACCAGGGAAGGCCATGCGCCGCTGTTCACGCTTGGTCCCATCATCCACAACCCCCAGGTGCTGGAGAAGTACGAGTCCATGGGGGTAACGCAGCAGGACAACCCGGACGCCATACCGGCCAGCGCCACCGTGGTTATCCGGGCGCACGGCGTGCCGCGGCTGATTGAGGCCGGCCTGGCCGAACGGCAGATCGCCATCATCGATGCGACCTGCCCCAAGGTCAAAAAGGCGCAATTGCTCATTGCGGACCAGGCAGCGGCAGGTCGCCGGCTGCTGCTTTTCGGCGAGGAGGACCACCCCGAGGTCAAAGGGCTCGTGAGCTATGCGAGCGCAGGCGCGCACGTGTTCGATTCCATCGAGGCATTGGAATCGCTGCTCGACAACGAACTGGACGCCGGGGCTGATTATTTTCTTGCCGCGCAGACCACGCAGGACCGAGTCGAGTTCGAGGCCATCGTGGCGCTGCTCCGCAGTCGGTTGGACCCGGATCTGCCCGTGTTCGAGACCATATGCGACGCGACGCGCCAGCGGCAGGACGAGGCCCTCTCCATAGCGCGCGAAGTGGATGCGATGGTCGTGGTGGGCGGCTACACCAGCGGGAACACGCGCCGCCTCGTGGACGTGGCCAAGGGACGCGGCATCCCCTGCCAGCATGTGGAAACCGCGGACGAACTGGATATGGACGCTCTGGCGGACAAGCGCCGAATCGGCTTGACAGCCGGAGCCTCCACGCCGAAAGAAATAATTGACGCTGTGGAAGAAAGGCTCCGAACCTTGTAGCGCACCGGGAGGCCCCG encodes:
- the ispH gene encoding 4-hydroxy-3-methylbut-2-enyl diphosphate reductase — encoded protein: MTASVTVTEENQSRIVRARTAGFCMGVGLALRKLDAVTREGHAPLFTLGPIIHNPQVLEKYESMGVTQQDNPDAIPASATVVIRAHGVPRLIEAGLAERQIAIIDATCPKVKKAQLLIADQAAAGRRLLLFGEEDHPEVKGLVSYASAGAHVFDSIEALESLLDNELDAGADYFLAAQTTQDRVEFEAIVALLRSRLDPDLPVFETICDATRQRQDEALSIAREVDAMVVVGGYTSGNTRRLVDVAKGRGIPCQHVETADELDMDALADKRRIGLTAGASTPKEIIDAVEERLRTL
- a CDS encoding ABC transporter ATP-binding protein, coding for MTAATKNVPLLEVKDLTVSFAFRGLGFDAVRDVSFSMEPGDRLGLVGESGAGKSVTGFSIINLISKPGFIKKGQVLFEGRDLTKLSDSAMRDIRGNRISMIFQDPMMTLNPVLTIGTQMVETLQAHRNISRKDAEAIALEKLRQVYIPSPEKRLDQYPHEFSGGMRQRIVIAIALLSDPALIIADEPTTALDVTIQAEIMELLLDLCERFHMGLILITHDLAVVSQVTKRIAVMYAGSIVETGDTERIVNAPAHPYTKGLLAALPGVGGTRRSRLVQIPGLMPSIKNMPSGCTFHPRCGECTEVCGSAVPLLAPAPHGGFFACHLEHSCRDPRPGERELMRERGEPA
- a CDS encoding tRNA dihydrouridine synthase; its protein translation is MSSSTEQHLPIGVDSPWLAPLAGYSDLAFRLLCREQGAAVACTEMVSAKGLAYRSPGTAPLLETCPQDSPLVVQLFGAEEEFLVRGVAELSGRGFAWFDLNAGCPVPKVVKTGAGAGMIRTVEDRANLAAITRAMVREAGEGRVGVKFRMGFHAADDTAVETALLLQDAGAAWLTIHPRYARQGYAGVSRWEVTRKVVESVSIPVIASGDLFSAEDAHRCVAETGVSGVMFARGALRDPLVFAKYLGRMNEEPDRNALAALVRRHAELCRTYGDQHRSLLKMRTFVPRYVKNLEDASNLRKRLIACKTWSCIEEVAAAIDGSAPVKTAGEPSDQKE
- a CDS encoding ABC transporter permease — its product is MVEFLRRFKDSYFLYSFLRDPVAIGSFAIFLFLAVAGFSAPFTAPHDPYDTATIDVMDSELPPSWMDEGESRFLLGTDDQGRDMLSTILYGTRVSLIIGLGAVAVQAFLGILVGLVAGYSGGRVDSFLMRIADVQLSFSTYMVAIFFGAIFQAVFGVGRYADIAVPFLIFVIGLAEWPQYARTVRASVLGEKKKEYVEAARVIGLPARRIVGRHILPNTLTPVLVISTVQVANAIMSEAALSFIGLGMPATKPSLGSLIKAGFEYIFSGSWWITLFPGIVLVALILAINLLGDWLRDFLNPKLYKG
- a CDS encoding ABC transporter ATP-binding protein, with translation MSTPIVSLKNVCKRFDISGGLLDQITFEQGKLTRTRTEVKAVNNVSFDIQEGETLSVVGESGCGKSTLARTVIGLYPPSEGEIRYRGERIDNLSPSRMLPYRTRMQMVFQDPYASLNPRMKVKEILEEPVIFHGSKLGTISRGEVEERVAAVMEQVGIDPAWATNYPHEFSGGQRQRISLARALVVDPEFIIADEPISALDVSIQAQILNLMLDLQEERGLTYLFISHDLSVVEHISTRVAVMYLGTLCELAQAEAIFERPRHPYTRALLSAIPTLGGSPRGHVKLEGDVPTPIQLPSGCVFHGRCPYANSRCVEEAPRAMDRDGALVACHGVEEGRIPEGSPL